One stretch of Juglans microcarpa x Juglans regia isolate MS1-56 chromosome 3D, Jm3101_v1.0, whole genome shotgun sequence DNA includes these proteins:
- the LOC121256596 gene encoding uncharacterized protein LOC121256596, producing the protein MGNCQTIDAAALVIQHPSGKIERMYWPVSASEVMKTNPGHYVSLIIPLPVPEEENKEQKTVRFTRVKLLRRTDTLALGHAYRLVTTQEVMKVLRAKKHAKTKQQQQQESAGKSQTVPEKPRSGCEAEGKSDMEKTSQVMKHERQRGRTPSTNSAVMRSKSWRPSLQSISEAGS; encoded by the exons atgGGCAATTGTCAGACCATAGATGCAGCAGCCCTGGTAATACAACACCCAAGTGGTAAGATAGAGAGGATGTATTGGCCTGTAAGCGCCAGTGAGGTGATGAAAACGAATCCCGGTCACTATGTTTCTTTGATCATCCCGTTGCCTGTACCTGAGGAAGAGAACAAGGAGCAGAAGACCGTCCGGTTCACCCGCGTAAAACTTCTCCGGCGAACTGATACGCTTGCTCTTGGCCATGCTTATCGGCTTGTCACTACTCAAG AGGTCATGAAGGTGTTGCGGGCAAAAAAGCATGCCAAAacgaagcagcagcagcagcaagaaTCAGCTGGGAAGTCACAGACAGTGCCAGAGAAGCCGCGTTCAGGTTGTGAGGCAGAAGGGAAATCAGATATGGAGAAGACATCTCAG GTGATGAAACATGAAAGACAGCGAGGAAGGACACCATCAACGAACTCAGCAGTAATGAGATCAAAATCTTGGCGCCCCTCATTGCAGAGCATCTCTGAGGCAGGAAGCTGA
- the LOC121256597 gene encoding protein PLASTID REDOX INSENSITIVE 2, chloroplastic-like: MRKLLKDKDTFGDDLDEVIDICTEIFSEFLHKEYGGPGTLLVEPFTNMLVALKQKQLPGAPLAARASLLWAQNYVDQDWEVWNSNLPN, from the exons ATGAGGAAGCTTTTGAAGGACAAGGATACATTCGGGGATGACCTTGATGAGGTCATAGATATCTGTACAGAG ATATTTAGTGAATTCTTGCACAAGGAGTATGGAGGACCAGGGACATTATTGGTGGAGCCTTTCACAAATATGTTGGTTGCTCTCAAGCAGAAACAGTTACCTGGAGCACCTTTGGCTGCAAGGGCATCCCTGTTATGGGCACAAAACTACGTCGATCAGGACTGGGAAGTTTGGAACTCCAACCTACCGAATTGA
- the LOC121254994 gene encoding U4/U6 small nuclear ribonucleoprotein Prp31 homolog has translation MATLADSFLADLDELSDNEADVIEEEDVDAGNMEEDVEGEMADIENLNYDDLDSVSKLQKTQRYVDIMQKVEDALQKGSDISNLGMVLEDDPEYQLIVDCNALSVDIENEIIIIHNFIRDKYRLKFPELESLVHHPIDYARVVKKIGNEMDLTLVDLEGLLPSAIIMVVSVTASTTSGKPLPEEILDKTIDACDRALTLDAAKKKVLDFVESRMGYIAPNLSTIVGSAVAAKLMGTAGGLAALAKMPACNVQLLGAKKKNLAGFSTATSQFRVGYIEQTEIFQSTPPSLRMRACRLLASKSTLAARVDSTRGDPSGNNGRTLREEIRKKIEKWQEPPPAKQPKPLPVPDSEPKKKRGGRRLRKMKERYAITDMRKLANRMQFGVPEESSLGDGLGEGYGMLGQAGSGKLRVSVGQSKLAAKVAKKFKEKQYGSSGASSGLTSSLAFTPVQGIELSNPQAHAHQLGSGTQSTYFSETGTFSKIKRT, from the exons ATG GCAACTCTGGCTGATTCTTTCCTTGCAGACCTTGATGAACTATCTGACAATGAAGCTGATGTTATT GAGGAAGAAGATGTTGATGCTGGAAATATGGAAGAAGATGTTGAAGGGGAAATGGCAGACATAGAAAATCTTAACTATGATGATCTGGATAGTGTTTCAAAATTGCAGAAAACCCAGAGATATGTTGATATCATGCAG AAAGTGGAAGATGCGCTCCAAAAAGGCTCTGATATCTCAAATCTTGGAATggttttggaagatgatcctgAATATCAGCTGATTGTGGACTGTAATGCTTTGTCAGTTGATATTGAGAATGAAATCATTATCATCCACAATTTTATTCGTGACAAGTACAGGTTGAAATTTCCAGAGCTTGAATCGCTTGTGCATCACCCAATTGATTATGCACGTGTTGTTAAGAAAATTGGGAATGAAATGGACTTGACCCTGGTTGATCTGGAAGGGCTATTACCGTCAGCTATCATTATGGTTGTGTCAGTTACAGCATCGACTACAAGTGGCAAGCCTCTTCCTGAAGAAATTCTGGATAAGACCATTGATGCTTGTGATCGAGCTCTTACTCTAGATGCAGCAAAGAAAAAAGTCCTCGACTTTGTAGAAAGTCGAATGGGATATATTGCACCAAATCTTTCTACTATTGTTGGGAGTGCTGTTGCAGCTAAACTTATGGGGACTGCTGGTGGTCTTGCTGCATTAGCTAAGATGCCTGCATGTAATGTTCAGCTTCTTGGTGCTAAGAAAAAAAACCTTGCTGGTTTTTCCACTGCAACGTCACAATTTCGTGTAGGGTATATTGAGCAAACAGAGATATTTCAATCAACACCCCCTTCTTTGAGGATGCGTGCTTGCCGGCTCTTGGCTTCCAAGTCAACACTTGCAGCAAGAGTAGATTCCACGAGAGGAGATCCATCAGGGAACAATGGAAGAACCTTACGGGAAGAGATCCGTAAGAAAATTGAGAAGTGGCAAGAGCCACCTCCTGCAAAGCAACCCAAACCACTTCCAGTGCCTGATTCTGAGCCTAAAAAGAAGAGAGGTGGTCGTCGACTGAGGAAGATGAAGGAAAG ATATGCAATAACAGACATGAGGAAACTCGCAAATAGGATGCAATTTGGTGTACCTGAAGAGAGTTCTTTAG GGGATGGACTGGGAGAGGGTTACGGAATGCTCGGTCAGGCTGGGAGTGGCAAGCTGCGTGTATCAGTTGGTCAGAGCAAACTTGCTGCAAAAGTTGCCAAGAA GTTTAAGGAAAAGCAATACGGAAGCAGTGGTGCTTCCTCTGGATTGACATCAAGTTTAGCATTTACCCCTGTGCAG GGGATAGAACTCTCAAATCCACAGGCTCATGCACACCAACTTGGCAGTGGAACTCAAAGCACGTACTTTTCTGAGACAGGAACATTTTCAAAGATCAAGCGGACCTGA
- the LOC121256589 gene encoding benzaldehyde dehydrogenase, mitochondrial-like isoform X3: protein MCSLLSRSLTSPTSSAALFSRGRNIASPSRGISKYSTAVAIENPVDPPVEVKHTQLLINGQFVDAASGKSFPTLDPRTGDVIAHVAEGDAEDINRAVAAARKAFDEGPWPKITAYERQRILLRFADLIEKHNDELAALETWDNGKPYEQSAKLEVPMLTRLMRYYAGWADKIHGLTVPADGPYHVQTLHEPIGVAGQVIPWNFPLLMFGWKVGPALACGNTIVLKTAEQTPLSALFAANLLHEAGLPPGVLNVISGFGPAAGAALASHMDVDKFAFTGSTRTGQFVHELASRSNLKPVSLELGGKSPFIVCEDADIDKAVELAHYALFFNQGQCCCAGSRTFVHERVYDEFVEKSKARALKRAVGDPFLKGIEQGPQRLRYGYNAKDEIFGPVQSIFKYKDLDEVIRRANATHYGLAAGIFTENLDTANTLTRALRVGSVWVNCFNIFDATIPMGGYKMSGHGREKGIYSLENYLQVKAVVTPLKNPAWL from the exons ATGTGTTCTCTTCTCTCTCGCTCTTTAACTTCTCCTACTTCTTCTGCTGCTTTGTTTTCTAGAG GTAGGAATATTGCTAGCCCAAGCAGAGGAATATCGAAATATAGCACTGCTGTCGCAATCGAGAATCCAGTCGATCCACCCGTTGAAGTAAAGCATACTCAGCTTTTGATTAATGGGCAATTTGTTGATGCTGCATCAG GAAAAAGTTTCCCGACATTGGATCCCAGGACAGGGGATGTGATTGCTCATGTTGCAGAAGGTGATGCTGAAGATATAAATCGAGCAGTTGCTGCTGCTCGCAAGGCTTTTGATGAAGGACCATGGCCAAAGATAACTGCATAC GAAAGGCAAAGGATACTCTTGCGCTTTGCTGATTTGATTGAAAAGCACAATGATGAACTTGCAGCACTTGAGACTTGGGACAATGGGAAACCATATGAACAGTCTGCTAAACTCGAAGTTCCAATGTTGACACGTCTAATGCGATACTATGCTG GTTGGGCGGATAAGATTCATGGTCTCACAGTTCCAGCTGATGGACCCTACCATGTGCAAACCTTGCATGAACCTATTGGTGTTGCCGGTCAGGTTATTCCATGGAATTTTCCTCTTCTCATGTTTGGTTGGAAGGTCGGGCCAGCATTAGCATGTGGCAACACGATTGTTCTGAAAACAGCAGAGCAGACACCTTTATCCGCACTCTTTGCAGCAAATCTATTGCATGAG GCTGGACTTCCTCCTGGCGTTCTAAATGTTATATCTGGTTTTGGTCCAGCTGCTGGTGCAGCTCTTGCTAGTCATATGGATGTGGATAAG TTTGCTTTCACTGGATCGACAAGAACAGGACAATTTGTTCACGAATTGGCATCAAGAAGCAATCTTAAGCCAGTATCTTTGGAACTTGGAGGGAAATCCCCCTTTATCGTATGTGAGGATGCTGATATAGATAAGGCAGTTGAGCTAGCGCACTATGCCTTGTTCTTTAATCAG GGACAATGCTGCTGTGCTGGCTCTCGTACATTTGTGCATGAGCGTGTATATGATGAGTTTGTAGAGAAATCAAAGGCTCGTGCTTTGAAACGTGCTGTTGGTGACCCATTCCTTAAAGGGATTGAACAAGGTCCTCAG AGATTGAGATATGGATACAA TGCAAAGGATGAGATATTTGGCCCAGTTCAGTCCATCTTTAAATACAA GGACCTTGACGAGGTGATAAGAAGAGCAAACGCAACTCATTACGGGCTTGCTGCTGGGATCTTTACAGAGAACTTAGACACTGCTAACACTTTGACTCGAGCATTAAGAGTTGGGTCAGTGTGGGTGAACTGCTTCAACATATTTGATGCTACAATTCCTATGGGTGGGTACAAGATGAGTGGCCATGGCAGAGAAAAAGGAATATACAGTTTGGAAAACTACTTGCAAGTGAAGGCTGTTGTCACTCCTCTGAAGAACCCAGCATGGCTCTA
- the LOC121256589 gene encoding benzaldehyde dehydrogenase, mitochondrial-like isoform X1: MCSLLSRSLTSPTSSAALFSRGRNIASPSRGISKYSTAVAIENPVDPPVEVKHTQLLINGQFVDAASGKSFPTLDPRTGDVIAHVAEGDAEDINRAVAAARKAFDEGPWPKITAYERQRILLRFADLIEKHNDELAALETWDNGKPYEQSAKLEVPMLTRLMRYYAGWADKIHGLTVPADGPYHVQTLHEPIGVAGQVIPWNFPLLMFGWKVGPALACGNTIVLKTAEQTPLSALFAANLLHEAGLPPGVLNVISGFGPAAGAALASHMDVDKFAFTGSTRTGQFVHELASRSNLKPVSLELGGKSPFIVCEDADIDKAVELAHYALFFNQGQCCCAGSRTFVHERVYDEFVEKSKARALKRAVGDPFLKGIEQGPQVSNAQFEKILKYIKSGVESGATLEAGGERLGNKGYYIKPTIFSNVKDDMLIAKDEIFGPVQSIFKYKDLDEVIRRANATHYGLAAGIFTENLDTANTLTRALRVGSVWVNCFNIFDATIPMGGYKMSGHGREKGIYSLENYLQVKAVVTPLKNPAWL, translated from the exons ATGTGTTCTCTTCTCTCTCGCTCTTTAACTTCTCCTACTTCTTCTGCTGCTTTGTTTTCTAGAG GTAGGAATATTGCTAGCCCAAGCAGAGGAATATCGAAATATAGCACTGCTGTCGCAATCGAGAATCCAGTCGATCCACCCGTTGAAGTAAAGCATACTCAGCTTTTGATTAATGGGCAATTTGTTGATGCTGCATCAG GAAAAAGTTTCCCGACATTGGATCCCAGGACAGGGGATGTGATTGCTCATGTTGCAGAAGGTGATGCTGAAGATATAAATCGAGCAGTTGCTGCTGCTCGCAAGGCTTTTGATGAAGGACCATGGCCAAAGATAACTGCATAC GAAAGGCAAAGGATACTCTTGCGCTTTGCTGATTTGATTGAAAAGCACAATGATGAACTTGCAGCACTTGAGACTTGGGACAATGGGAAACCATATGAACAGTCTGCTAAACTCGAAGTTCCAATGTTGACACGTCTAATGCGATACTATGCTG GTTGGGCGGATAAGATTCATGGTCTCACAGTTCCAGCTGATGGACCCTACCATGTGCAAACCTTGCATGAACCTATTGGTGTTGCCGGTCAGGTTATTCCATGGAATTTTCCTCTTCTCATGTTTGGTTGGAAGGTCGGGCCAGCATTAGCATGTGGCAACACGATTGTTCTGAAAACAGCAGAGCAGACACCTTTATCCGCACTCTTTGCAGCAAATCTATTGCATGAG GCTGGACTTCCTCCTGGCGTTCTAAATGTTATATCTGGTTTTGGTCCAGCTGCTGGTGCAGCTCTTGCTAGTCATATGGATGTGGATAAG TTTGCTTTCACTGGATCGACAAGAACAGGACAATTTGTTCACGAATTGGCATCAAGAAGCAATCTTAAGCCAGTATCTTTGGAACTTGGAGGGAAATCCCCCTTTATCGTATGTGAGGATGCTGATATAGATAAGGCAGTTGAGCTAGCGCACTATGCCTTGTTCTTTAATCAG GGACAATGCTGCTGTGCTGGCTCTCGTACATTTGTGCATGAGCGTGTATATGATGAGTTTGTAGAGAAATCAAAGGCTCGTGCTTTGAAACGTGCTGTTGGTGACCCATTCCTTAAAGGGATTGAACAAGGTCCTCAG GTTAGCAATGCGCAATTTGAGAAGATCCTGAAGTACATAAAATCTGGTGTCGAAAGTGGAGCTACCCTAGAGGCTGGGGGAGAGAGACTTGGCAATAAGGGTTACTACATTAAGCccacaattttctcaaatgttAAG GATGACATGCTGATTGCAAAGGATGAGATATTTGGCCCAGTTCAGTCCATCTTTAAATACAA GGACCTTGACGAGGTGATAAGAAGAGCAAACGCAACTCATTACGGGCTTGCTGCTGGGATCTTTACAGAGAACTTAGACACTGCTAACACTTTGACTCGAGCATTAAGAGTTGGGTCAGTGTGGGTGAACTGCTTCAACATATTTGATGCTACAATTCCTATGGGTGGGTACAAGATGAGTGGCCATGGCAGAGAAAAAGGAATATACAGTTTGGAAAACTACTTGCAAGTGAAGGCTGTTGTCACTCCTCTGAAGAACCCAGCATGGCTCTA
- the LOC121256589 gene encoding benzaldehyde dehydrogenase, mitochondrial-like isoform X2, protein MEKLYIGRNIASPSRGISKYSTAVAIENPVDPPVEVKHTQLLINGQFVDAASGKSFPTLDPRTGDVIAHVAEGDAEDINRAVAAARKAFDEGPWPKITAYERQRILLRFADLIEKHNDELAALETWDNGKPYEQSAKLEVPMLTRLMRYYAGWADKIHGLTVPADGPYHVQTLHEPIGVAGQVIPWNFPLLMFGWKVGPALACGNTIVLKTAEQTPLSALFAANLLHEAGLPPGVLNVISGFGPAAGAALASHMDVDKFAFTGSTRTGQFVHELASRSNLKPVSLELGGKSPFIVCEDADIDKAVELAHYALFFNQGQCCCAGSRTFVHERVYDEFVEKSKARALKRAVGDPFLKGIEQGPQVSNAQFEKILKYIKSGVESGATLEAGGERLGNKGYYIKPTIFSNVKDDMLIAKDEIFGPVQSIFKYKDLDEVIRRANATHYGLAAGIFTENLDTANTLTRALRVGSVWVNCFNIFDATIPMGGYKMSGHGREKGIYSLENYLQVKAVVTPLKNPAWL, encoded by the exons atggAGAAACTGTATATAG GTAGGAATATTGCTAGCCCAAGCAGAGGAATATCGAAATATAGCACTGCTGTCGCAATCGAGAATCCAGTCGATCCACCCGTTGAAGTAAAGCATACTCAGCTTTTGATTAATGGGCAATTTGTTGATGCTGCATCAG GAAAAAGTTTCCCGACATTGGATCCCAGGACAGGGGATGTGATTGCTCATGTTGCAGAAGGTGATGCTGAAGATATAAATCGAGCAGTTGCTGCTGCTCGCAAGGCTTTTGATGAAGGACCATGGCCAAAGATAACTGCATAC GAAAGGCAAAGGATACTCTTGCGCTTTGCTGATTTGATTGAAAAGCACAATGATGAACTTGCAGCACTTGAGACTTGGGACAATGGGAAACCATATGAACAGTCTGCTAAACTCGAAGTTCCAATGTTGACACGTCTAATGCGATACTATGCTG GTTGGGCGGATAAGATTCATGGTCTCACAGTTCCAGCTGATGGACCCTACCATGTGCAAACCTTGCATGAACCTATTGGTGTTGCCGGTCAGGTTATTCCATGGAATTTTCCTCTTCTCATGTTTGGTTGGAAGGTCGGGCCAGCATTAGCATGTGGCAACACGATTGTTCTGAAAACAGCAGAGCAGACACCTTTATCCGCACTCTTTGCAGCAAATCTATTGCATGAG GCTGGACTTCCTCCTGGCGTTCTAAATGTTATATCTGGTTTTGGTCCAGCTGCTGGTGCAGCTCTTGCTAGTCATATGGATGTGGATAAG TTTGCTTTCACTGGATCGACAAGAACAGGACAATTTGTTCACGAATTGGCATCAAGAAGCAATCTTAAGCCAGTATCTTTGGAACTTGGAGGGAAATCCCCCTTTATCGTATGTGAGGATGCTGATATAGATAAGGCAGTTGAGCTAGCGCACTATGCCTTGTTCTTTAATCAG GGACAATGCTGCTGTGCTGGCTCTCGTACATTTGTGCATGAGCGTGTATATGATGAGTTTGTAGAGAAATCAAAGGCTCGTGCTTTGAAACGTGCTGTTGGTGACCCATTCCTTAAAGGGATTGAACAAGGTCCTCAG GTTAGCAATGCGCAATTTGAGAAGATCCTGAAGTACATAAAATCTGGTGTCGAAAGTGGAGCTACCCTAGAGGCTGGGGGAGAGAGACTTGGCAATAAGGGTTACTACATTAAGCccacaattttctcaaatgttAAG GATGACATGCTGATTGCAAAGGATGAGATATTTGGCCCAGTTCAGTCCATCTTTAAATACAA GGACCTTGACGAGGTGATAAGAAGAGCAAACGCAACTCATTACGGGCTTGCTGCTGGGATCTTTACAGAGAACTTAGACACTGCTAACACTTTGACTCGAGCATTAAGAGTTGGGTCAGTGTGGGTGAACTGCTTCAACATATTTGATGCTACAATTCCTATGGGTGGGTACAAGATGAGTGGCCATGGCAGAGAAAAAGGAATATACAGTTTGGAAAACTACTTGCAAGTGAAGGCTGTTGTCACTCCTCTGAAGAACCCAGCATGGCTCTA